A window from Cryptomeria japonica chromosome 1, Sugi_1.0, whole genome shotgun sequence encodes these proteins:
- the LOC131042518 gene encoding 1,4-dihydroxy-2-naphthoyl-CoA thioesterase 1, which yields MASLPVVVGDNMDWKKGERNAPYGHKLSPVLSYIGFELETVTPTCIQGRFVVSERSAQAYGVLHGGISAFIAESLGSFGASLASGLQKVAGVELSISHLQPGYIGLEIVATATPIHIGRRLHVWEIKFTSAASSPNGSSKTPEPGLIAVSKLTVTLLPSHSATKSEDDKRISSKL from the exons ATGGCTTCCCTGCCTGTCGTTGTCGGTGATAATATGGATtggaagaaaggtgaaagaaatgCTCCATATGGACATAAGTTGTCACCAGTGTTGAGTTACATTGGTTTTGAGCTGGAAACTGTGACACCCACATGCATTCAAGGTCGTTTTGTGGTCTCTGAAAGGTCTGCTCAG GCATATGGAGTGCTCCATGGAGGTATATCAGCCTTTATTGCGGAGAGTCTTGGAAGTTTCGGCGCTAGCTTGGCCTCTGGGCTCCAAAAAGTCGCAGGAGTAGAACTTAGCATCAGCCATCTTCAGCCTGGATATATTGGTCTTGAAATTGTAGCAACAGCAACTCCAATTCATATTGGACGCAGGTTACAT GTTTGGGAGATTAAATTTACCTCTGCCGCGAGTTCGCCAAATGGGTCTTCTAAAACACCAGAGCCAGGTTTGATTGCAGTATCAAAGTTAACAGTAACTCTGCTACCTTCTCATTCTGCAACAAAATCTGAAGATGACAAAAGGATTTCTTCTAAACTTTAG